The Megalops cyprinoides isolate fMegCyp1 chromosome 11, fMegCyp1.pri, whole genome shotgun sequence genomic sequence CAGCAGCAGGACGTTGGCCAGGTGGGAGATGTAGCTGGAGGCCAGGCGCAGCGTCTCGATCTTGGAGAGCTTGCGGTCGGCCGGCTCGGTGGGAATGAGGGTGCGCAGGGCGGTGAAGGCCGTGTTGACGCTGTGGGTCCGGTCCCGCTCCCGCGCGTTGGCCGCCTGCCGCTGCTTGCTGACGCTGGCCAGCCGCCGGCCCCGCCGCTTGCCCTTCCCGCCGCCGGACGGGCTGCCGGTGGACTTGTCGGAGCTCTCGCTGCCGCTGTCCAGCTCGTCCAGGTCGGAGGGGAAGCCGCCCTTGTCGCTCCCTGTGGACTTCATGGCGGACCTGGGGTGAGTGGGGACTGAGTGTATTCCATGGCGCGGACGGCGGCTGCCCATCACTTTATGCGGAGTGAAAATAGCACCTGGGACCAGCTGCCGCTGATCCGGTGACCGGGGGACCGCTGCGTCCCCTTGGCAGTTCAGCATGCCATTTCTTGAATGACTGATCCTTTCTGGGCCGCCACCATGTGGCCTCTGCAAAAGGAAAGGCAGGTGGAGCCTGGGAGCCACCTGTTGTGGTCTTTGGAGGCGAAGGGGTTTATATATatcccccctgccctgccctgccccgctgCAGTTTATTTTGCAAACTGCAAGGCAACACAGAGGAAGCTCACTGCCACTGTCAGAGGTACATAACCTTTAGCCTGTCTGTGCAGGTACACAAGGAGGGCAGCAGCAGGAATCACACCCTTTATTCTTTTCTGAtgacactctctctccttcaacaGCCCTCtccactcacacgcacgcagacaccCCCGCACCCTCTCCTATTCCCATTTCATTCGCCTAATTCCTTAGATCAGGCGGTGATGCAATGCAGTGACATGCACACCCAATGACAGGTATATGCATGCGCATGATTTCATCAACTTAAtatctgaaaatgcaaataCGTTTGCTCCGTTGCACAGTTGATTGTTCCCAATTCGTTATCGTGCATTCATACCAATAGTGCCCAAATGAGCTAcagatttgatttaatttgataaTTACCCTGAACCTGTTTTGATTGCTTTGCAAGATTAACAAGCTCGACATGAATAAGGATCGCCTGTTAACCACTGATTCCTTTTTACTTGATTGCACCTAATTGCGTAACTATGCCTTTGTGCACTTCACATAGGCTTCTTttggttttattaaaaaaaaaaactgttggtTTAAATTTCAATTAGTTTGAATTGTTCTTTGTAATAGTTGATTATTTCGTGTAATCCAAACTctttgttaaaattaaaatgactgaatgactTAATGCACAAAAGTAATGCAAACACAATGGGTATAATCAGTCAAGAAGGAAGCACCTGCTTCTGGGTGATCCTTACTAAAATTGCTAAGAGTGTCAATGAAACAGGTTCAGGGCCATCATCAACTACAAGGAAAGTTCTCTGTCTCCTCAATATGTGCCTCATTGGCTACCAGTACTTGATACGTGTTTGGGAATTAATCTCAAGGCATCCCAGGCCAGTCTTGTTCCCTTTGATATGCACCTGCTAGTAAGTGTTACTTTCAACAAGGGTTGCCAGATTGGCATGTTCCATGCTGAATTTTATGGaggttttttttcactttttcttgaCTGGTTGGcttagaaaaaacaaaatggaattttggaatatgttttgctttttcaggATTCAATCTATCAATATTATGTCATGCCAAGAttagtataaaaataaaacaagtactAATTCTGGAAAGTGTTTTGCTTGAATGCTTTTAAAGGAAATTCAGATTAATCTGAAAATCAGTTCATGGTAACAcactttttatttgtcttgcaGCACAGAGTGGAGCTTTCATTCAAAAGGGAGTTAATCAGGTAATAATGTATATCTGTTATATTATTCTGTTGTCTATTAATTTGCCAGAGCCCTTCCTTTGAGGAATTAAGCCTAATGGTATTAGGGATTagtcttaaaaaaataaataaataacaacaacaacaaaaactcagCATGTTAATGCTGTTTTCAAGACCCTTGTATTTCTTTCCATGAGAATAATTTGCTAATTCTggaagaaaatatgtttttgtgtggaTAATGCCAAAAACTGGCAATTCACCTTGGCATTGGGGGAATTAAGTTTggcttcattcatattttttgagGCCAAACTTGGCAGAAGGCCTTCCTAGAGATTTAGCAACCCTGCTTCCAACACATATCAGATCTGTGTCACCATTCCAACACTGCTTCGATTCAGCTGAAGTTTGACACCATTTTGAAAGTTTGATTTTTGGCTTTCCCACAGCATCCTCTCAAATGTCATTATACAATGCAACTATTTATTGCAGCTTCATCACTAAAGAAATGACTACTATACAATGTATACAATTTCAACTGTTCATCAGAAACCAATGGCCAACAAGATCTAATCAACAAAGCAGCCTGTCAAAATACACACAGTAGGCAGCTCTATGAAatgacatgcacacaatcaGTTTGCAAACCTAAATTTGAGGTATCACAAAGGACAACACTGAGGGTGGTTTAGGATACTTCATGAAATGCCCTGGTCGCTACTCTGAGGAGAGCAGAAGGCAAGTataaaagcaaatataaaaagcaagcaagtataaagaaaaaacaaatactatATCCATTTTAGAATGAACAAATTGCTCagtatgcatacatattttcagAGTTTACACGTAAAAAAATTAGATGGTATCGATAATTTTGCTATTTCGAACAACATGACTTCTGCTCTGTGCAATAATATTAAGATTAAAgtgtaacataaaaaattataatagtAGTTATAACAATAgcaattataataatagtaataatacaatgtaattcTCATAACAGCAGGACCAGGAAGAATAtctaatatgtatatatttattttttcttttctattatgtttttgttcctatttagtcaggggcatgaataaatatggagggcactgtagcTGCTTGTAACTCCACCGGCCCTAAGGCCTACAGAAAGCTTTATTTCCTGCATGAGTGAGTAGTACAGGTGTGCTACTACAGCTGCCTTCCAACTGGTCCTGTAGCAGTGGTTGCTTACCAGGCCTGTGCCCTCTTTAGAGTTGATATAAATATCTGTGAATGTACATGGCACTTATATAGAGTTACTCCTGTAAACTTAGTTTACGGCTAAGTTTTAGAGCCCCACAAATCACGAGATCGGTGTTAATATGACATGGCAAAATGTAataagcagagacagagagctctAACTCTGTGCGAACCAGGCGCCTCAAATTCTCAGTCACATGTCGAAATAATTGCTTCAAATAGCTACATGAGTACAAGTAAGAGTATGTTGTGGTAGTAGTGCAAATATTGTCCTTCCCTAACAGCCCATTTCCAATCTGCTCCATGGAATTTAAATTGGCAATACATGCAACTTTGCAATTTTTTCATGCCCACAGAGAGGAAGGTACTGACAACAATTAGCTAATTTATTGCACagtatatttatacatgtatcCAAGCCTGGTTAAATTGGAAAGATTGCCATGATTGCAAATGACCAGCTCCTCTCTTATGCTGGGTCTAAGGAGTCTAGCCATTAGTCAAAAGGCCCTGAGTACCACCCTGAGTACCCAATATTGTGCATACAACTCCTGTTATATCAAAATAATGTTGCAAGTATATCTTGAAATTGTCTGTATTTTGGCCTTAGAGGTATAATTTATGCTTGAGACTGACTGTGTCTGTATGAAAATGATTCTactaaagttttatttttctacacTGCCTAACATATTCTGCTATAATACTAAAGAAGCTGTATATCTGAGTAGACTAGAAATGTTAAGCTGTAGACAGAATTACATCTGATACAGGCTCGAGTTCTTAATTAGCTATTACAGATTCATGGCATGCAGCTTTCTTGGCACAATTTTAGTCTGCataaccactagatggcagtaaggcacttgttaaaaaaaaataggttttaattttacaatatttagaattcaaaaagaaatgtcaTACTTATATTGTGTGGCGCTTAAGATGGGAGTATGCAATCAGTTTAATCATGTTTATGAATCAACCTGTTACAAAACTCAATAAGTAATAGAAGCCTTAAAATATGCACTATAcaagtttaataaaaaaaaataaaaggaagggGAAGATGGCAGAACcaaataattacaaacacataaaaccacaacaaaaatatgaatgataaATCCATTGCATTACCTGACACAGCTGACAGGCGATGACAAATGAAGAtgaggattttatttttaaatatgaaaggCCTAATGTGGGTTTATCTTGCATGGAAAGCCCTGAGGAGTACAGTTCTACCCATCCTCTTAGATCAAAGTGGGTGCTGTGATGTTTCACAGGAGCTTTCAGACACATGTCTCTGAAACGGTCTCTTTGCAAAACTTTATGTGACCTTGAGGTTTTGTGCTTCACTTTGTCTGACTGAGGTTTGAATGATAGCTCCCCTGCCTTCCCAAAATGTGATGACAATCTATGTCAAATCCAAAAAGTGACTTATTTGGATAGAAGCTCCTGCTTGTGTTTGCAGaaaacagatgaataaaacatggttGGACAGTACCCTGCCAGCCTTCTCAAAATGCTTTACTGaatcaaaaactgaaagaaagtgCTTTGATGAGTTCCTGTTTGGTGTGCATGTTTATTATCTGGCAGCTCTGTTCTTCTATAGCAGTTATGGTCTGTCCCACCCTACTGCTTCTAAACAGGGTGGAAATAATGCTGCACCTTAagcttcagaaaatatccagatTCAGTTGGAAAGGTCAACtgccttttttacttttaaattctTCCTCTTTTATCAAGTGTCTTCTGTTGGTCTGCAACagttcaatgtaaaaaaaatgcatgtgtgtgtgtgtgtgtgtgtgtgtgagtgtgtgtatgtgtgtgtgtgtgtgtgtgtgtctgtgtgtgtgtgtgtgtgtgtgtgtgtgtgtgtgtgtgtgtgtgtgtgtgtgtgtgtgtgtgtgtgtgtgtgtgtgtgtgtgtgtgtgtgtgtgtgtgtgtataggctAGCTACCAGACTAGATTAAGGCAAGCGAAAGCTAAGGatgaatgttgttttattaaacTAAACTCTAAAATACTAAAATGTCCTCAGACATTAAAAGTTGACAGACAATTTTAGAGCAAAAAAATTTCCTCAGGGGTAGCCAGTACATTCACAATCTaccaataaaataatttcatttgcttcatttcCTGACAGATAACCAAACTGGGAAAATTACATCTTagtcatttatgtatttgtaatatattatatttggTATGATGAAAGCTGTAAACTGTTACTGTATGTAAGGTTTTGCCTTTGGTTTTCATTGCATATGCAGATTAGAGTGAATACCCAGTCAACACAATAAAGCAATAACATTGTGAGAAGCCCAGGGCATCTATAATGGGAATAGTACAGTGTAAGAAAGAAGTGTGAATAAAGGGGAAGAGGGCATAAAACCAACACTTTCTCAACATTTTCACAAGTTGTTGCTCTAATGTATTGACTGGGTATCCACTCTAATCTGTATACATAATGAAAACTGAATACCTAACATACCAGTTTCCACCTATTATGGAAGTATATTGCATCCTTTAACATCAATGGTTCCACTATCTTTGAAGGTCTTTATCATATATTTCCTTTTACATATAGCTTGATATATGTATGCAAATCACATTACTCTGTGGATTGCATTTGGTGGTGCAGATTAGCACAGCTGAGTAGTGAGAAGCAGCACTCTCTTTTTTATTAGCCAGCAAAGAGAAATTGCCCCGGATCAGTGCTGCTGAGCTCCCCTTCTTTCAACATcattactgactgagccactgtCACAAAAATGTCCTACACCTGTCTGAGGTAATTCTAGGCAAGCTGTCATATATTCAGTGCACTCCTGTGTTGAGGGCAAGTCAAAATACCTCATTGTAAGAAGGAGACATGATCCCTGTAGCCACATAGCTTGCATTGAGTGGTTGTGAAATGGCCTTTGAgtagtttcatttcatttttaaaaataacttaaccattgtattcattttacacTTGAAGTGTCATCAACCATATGTATATTCCTTTAAAATTTTTGCCATAAAAGAAAATGATCTACATTTTAAGGACTAAATACAGATTAGTAGTCATTTGACTCAAAATACAACCTGTTAAAAATCCAGAGATTGTTCCAGAGATACCATAATGAAAAATGGACAtggttctgaaatgaaatgaaatgccaaAAATAAGTGTGTCCTTTTTAGGGGCAGTATGATAGCTTTATGTATTTAGGGATACAGATTAATTGTCTTTATGTCACTACCTCCCTATAAATATATTGCTAACACTGTATGTCGCAAATGCTGTATACTGTATGCTGTgaacattcattattatttccagATAAGCAGAGAAAATGAGGGGTGGAGTAACACAAAttaaataacaaacacacattggATTAATGTTATTGGATTAACATGACCAACTGTTGtgatatataataaaataaatgcatatcttaaaaaatgttGTATATTCAGCCTCCCCTGGGTTACATTTAGTCAGTGTATCATTGATCTTATATTGATGTTGagcagaatgaaaaagaataaagttTTTTGTCAGCTGAGGACTTGTGCCTCCCTAAACAACCTCCCACTGGAACTAGTAGAATGAATATGGATTTAGTTCCTATTGGTAACTGATGCTTCcaaaaataagagctgattggctcagaaaagagaaaacagcgGTTTCAGCAGGTAGATGCTCTCTGGTGAGAGGATCCTGGCTAACTTAATGCTGCTCTGAAGAGAATATTTACAGAACACTTCCTGAGTTTAAAGCTAGCTCCCAGGGAGCACAGCAGAATGGCTtgcacagcagtgtcccacaaACCCATATAAAACACAACTGGAAGAGTCTGCCTTTAAACTCCTGCTC encodes the following:
- the si:ch211-246m6.4 gene encoding transcription factor 15; translated protein: MLNCQGDAAVPRSPDQRQLVPGAIFTPHKVMGSRRPRHGIHSVPTHPRSAMKSTGSDKGGFPSDLDELDSGSESSDKSTGSPSGGGKGKRRGRRLASVSKQRQAANARERDRTHSVNTAFTALRTLIPTEPADRKLSKIETLRLASSYISHLANVLLLGEDGLDGQPCLKYQTILQGSTHISSPALRPICTFCLSNQRKMVRDGEKHSSV